In Rattus norvegicus strain BN/NHsdMcwi chromosome 1, GRCr8, whole genome shotgun sequence, a genomic segment contains:
- the LOC134485030 gene encoding uncharacterized protein LOC134485030, whose product MAVQVVRNVLNEDDFLKADDVIGLKEHFVGVRVPSTSVWAHRAPGLASCLRGDLDYWLPWSTQGPGFLGCPSFLVYPVPHGVCSFYGLNLISDSLELDLNPNHREALGTEDNKSNRQHLLHCFSLCSTRQGSSHTGGIQPNSQQGECEMSVDEPTLQYDSVGRHLVASGAAAAVRTHGTTVEVEEAENDRRGDQYVLSLDNKCLLNHTDSSRLSHPANPETAHWWTSWFLKRLALSMA is encoded by the exons ATGGCAGTGCAAGTTGTGCGGAATGTCCTTAATGAGGACGActttctcaaagctgatgatgtaataggtCTGAAGGAGCATTTTGTGGGAGTCAGGGTCCCATCGACCTCTGTctgggcacacagagctcctggcCTTGCATCCTGCCTGAGAGGTGACCTGGATTATTGGCTTCCCTGGTCCACACAGGGTCCTGGATTTCTTGGTTGCCCCTCATTCCTGGTCTACCCTGTGCCCCATGGTGTTTGCAGCTTCTATGGGCTGAATTTAATCAGTGATTCACTGGAGCTGGATCTGAACCCAAACCACAGggaagccctgggcactgaggacaataagagcaacagacaacatctcctccactgcttctctctctgctccacaAGGCAAGGCAGCTCTCACACAGGAGGCATCCaacctaactcccagcagggagagtgtgagatgtctgtggatgagcccacattACAGTacgattctgtgggaagacatctggtagcttctggtgCAGCTGCAGCAGTCAGGACACATGGGactacagtggag GTTGAAGAGGCAGAGAACGACCGCAGAGGTGACCAGTATGTCCTCAGCCTGGACAACAAGTGTCTGCTCAATCATACAGACAGCTCACGACTCTCTCACCCAGCGAATCCTGAGACTGCACACTGGTGGACCAGCTGGTTCCTCAAGAGGTTAGCTCTCTCAATGGCATGA
- the LOC134485031 gene encoding sperm motility kinase Y-like, translated as MLNQHCGAYSFGSPELFLGLLYDGMKNDMWTIGVVLYYMVVGKLPFDSVIIQELQIQVVAGVYPTPCGVSEELENLLSQLLTVNPMYRPTDSEVMKYAWFKEHGKGFTGRREELLPLRPDPEILGAMKCMGFQASVIKYSLIKRKYNEEMATYCFLQQQALPGYGCTAQAQQVPPVTVPFPSLDTAAAFRLEPKRSGSLPVLGTLRVSSSHGQVSHYGQKGHPKAGKRTTVAGRLRPLPMTPTQDLYHKCAMSVPCIQTSIFSEKSSNEEIKEDNSLSYRAPLEDKPIPSRVRHRGFKVWTMNIANALINLCYCLPKRKKPRLGQNSISPEK; from the coding sequence atgctaaaccagcactgcggtgcgtactcttttggttccccggaactcttccttggacttctgtatgacgggatgaagaatgacatgtggacaataggagtggtcttgtattatatggtagtgggTAAGCTtccatttgattcagtgatcatccaagaattacaaatacaagttgttgcaggggtgtatcctaccccctgtggggtttcagaagaactggagaacctccttagtcaattactaacagtaaatccaatgtatagaccaacagACAGTGAGGTGATGAAATAcgcctggttcaaagaacacgggaaggggttcacaggtcgtcgtgaagaactgcttcccctcaggccagaccctgaaattttgggtgcgatgaaatgcatgggatttcaagcctctgtaataaaatactccctaataaaaagaaaatataatgaggaaatggcaacttattgcttcctacaacagcaggctctcccagggtatggctgcacagcccaggcacagcaagtgccTCCTGTTACAGTCCCATTCCCTAGCCTTGatactgctgctgcttttagattagaaccaaagaggagtggaagcctgccagtccttggcaccttgcgggTGTCATCCTCCCACGGTCAAgtatctcactatggccagaaGGGTcatccaaaagcaggcaaaagaaccactgtggctggtcgtctcaggccactaccgatgacacctacacaggacctctatcacaaatgtgccatgagtgtcccatgcattcaaacaagcatcttcagtgagaagagtagcaatgaggaaatcaaagaagacaactcactgtcctacagagccccattagaggataagcccatccccagcagggtacggcacagaggttttaaggtgTGGACcatgaatatagcaaatgccctgattaATCTTTGTTACTGCTtgccaaagagaaagaaacctcgcctggggcagaacagcatCTCACCcgagaaatga